CCAGTATCGGATTCTTGAGCTTCCCATCTTCGTACTGATCGCCACCCGGGGGGCAGAACGCGTTCATTATCTTCTCCCTTATGAGCTCGGGGGGATCGTGAACAGCTATGTGAGATCTCGGTATACTGCTGCTCATCTTCCCGCCCGTGAGACCGGGGAGGAGGGGGGTGTGAATCGCCGTGGGCACGTACCTCTCGACCCTCAGTGGGATATCGGAGCTGAATACTTCCCTGGTCAGGGCGTGTATCTTCCTCTGATCCGTCCCGCCTATGGCTATCTTAACGCGTAAGTAGAGTATATCGAGGGCCTGCATCAGTGGATACACCATGTGGGAGACCAGGGGATCCTTCCCCCTCGCCACCATAGTCATAGCCCTCCAAGCCCTCCTCGCGGTCACCCTCTGCGATAAGGTGAGGAGATCCATCACGTAGTCCTCAGATAGCTCGAAATCAGTCCCCAGTCTTATCTCTATCTGCTTCGACCCTAGTTCATGGAATACAGTCTTCCAGTAAGTCATAGAGACCTCCTTTATCAGATCCTGGGGGCCCTTGAGATTGAGAATCGCATGTATGTCAGCCATGAGTGCGATTGAGTGGAAGCCCGCTTCTATCATATCCCTGAGCTTCCTCACCGTTATTAGGGTACCGACGTGTATGGGTCCCGAGGGCTCGTATCCTACGTAAACGTTGCCCCCCTTACCCAGGAGCTCCTTGACCTCATCCAGGGTCATGACGAACTCATCCAGGGGTTCAGCTAGGTTCCTCAAGACGAGCTCTAAGCTACCCGTATTACCACCCACCGGGCCCGGAGGGACTCAAATTAAATCATTTGCTCCAATCGGATTGTACATGGAGGGCCTCAGCTCAGGTCAGTAAGTTCACAGCTCATTGCCGTCACCTAACATCATAGGCCCCCGCCTATTCTCATCTCCTCCCTTTTTTCCTTTACTCTCGCTAGAGTCCCCAGCATCTTCCAGTAGTGGGATCCGAACCAGAATACCTTCCCGCATTTCCTGCACAACAAGAACCTCCTGTGCCCCCTAATAACCTCCCTAGGCAGCTCAATACCTATTTCCCGATTTCTGACGATCGAGAGGGGCTCGTCGCAGAAGGGGCACCTCGTCCCCCTCGGGTCTATCCTCAGCCTGATCCCCAGATTCGATATCGAGACCATAGCTGCCATCAGATCCTGAGGCACCTCATGTGCCTCCAAGTTCATCTTCCTAGCTCTCTCCAGGAGCTCATGATCCCTAGTTATGAGGACAGCTCCCCCCGCGAGCTTCAGTACGGAGGAATCGTCCTCTTTAGGTGAAACGTATTTGACGCTGTGGCCGAGGATCCTGAGCCACTTAGCGATCTTCCCGCTCATCGAATCGACGATGAACTCCATGAGGATCACTTTAATGTAGCCCCGCCCGGATTCGAACCGGGGTCTCCGGGTCCAAAGCCCGGCGTGCTTGGCCGCTACACCACGGGGCTCCGGCTCACTATGGGATAGGAGCTATTAAGCTTTACCTCCCCCAGCTCATGAGAGTGAGCGGCATAGCTGAAAGGGATTCGGAAGGTAGCTGGAGCTCTTAGCTGAGTGCGGGGGGTGGGATTCGAACCCACGAGGGCCTGACGCCCAACGGATCTTGAGTCCGTCGCCTTGAACCTGGCTCGGCCACCCCCGCTTCATCATTGATCTGCTCCATCAAGATTTAAAGATTTTGCGGGGGCCGGCCTGAGCTTCTCGTAATGCAGTATACCGGTTAGAGTCTTCGGGATCATCCTTTTAACCATTCTCTTGTAGAATTCCGTCGGATCCGGGGACTTCCTTATGAATACAGCTTCTCTCCTTGAGCGGGAGATCCTCAGCGGGGGCCTCAGCCTGACAGGGGAGAGGCCATCCGCCACTACGTAGAGGAAGGGGGAAGTGGACCAGACTTCCACGACCGAGGAGGACGGTACTACTATAGATCTAACAGCGGGCACGAGGCTCGGGGGCCAGGGGGCCACGTAAGATATAGCTATGTTATCGCAACGGGGATCCAATACCGGGCCTCCCGCGGCTAGGGAGTAAGCGTAGGATCCGGTGGGCGTCGCCACTATGATCCCATCGCATATGCACTCACCCAGGGGGGCATCGTCTATAGCCAGGCCGAGCCTGGAAGATTTCCCAAGCTTGCCGCTCCTCACCAGAAATTCGTTCAGGGCTATTAGACTTAATTTCGAATCTATTATCTCTAATGTGAGAGCATGCTCCAACCAGAACTCCCCTTCCCTCAGGATCTCAGGTATTATATCTAACTGCGTTGAATCGAACTCCAGTAATGTCCCGAAGGTCCCATCCTTAACTCCCAGGATTGGGAGGCTCCCCACCTGATGGAATGCCCTCAGCACAGTTCCGTCCCCGCCTATGACTACGGCCACCTCCGCCTCCCTATGGTCCTCCACTACCTCGATTTCATTCGAGAGTAGGGAAGATCTCAGCCTCTCGAATATCCTATAGGACCTCTCCCTATCCCTATTGTAGAGCAGTACGACTTTACTCACCCTGAATCCCTTTTCATGCATCCCGAGTTGATTCGCGGGCCAAAATATTTAATGTTAGTATGGGGGATGGGGTGTGTTGATCTCGAGTAGGATGGCGGAATGCCTTGAGGACATTCAGAGCGTGAGGGTAATAGCTAAGAAGGACTTAAATTTCGAGAGGCTGGGTATAAGGATTTTCAAGGATGTCGAGACTGAGGTACCGAGGTGGCTGGCTGAGATACTCGAGGAGGAGGGTGCCTGCGAGGTGATAAGGGGGGGCCCGGAGATAATAAGCGAGAGGCTGTATAAGGAGAAGGTCTCGATACTATTCGCTGAGCTCCCCCAGGAGACCTTTCAGATCATAAGGGATGTGGTAAGGGGGAGCCCGGAGGATTCCCTGATAAGGAGGGATGCTATAGAGCTAGTTAACAGGAGGTTGGGGAAGATAATGGACTATCTCAAGGCATCCATACTCCTCACATCCAAGAAGCCCCCGAAGAACTTATTGGTCGAGGAGCTAATACTTTATAACGCCCTGAAGTCCATCATAGAGGAGTGGATGCGCTCCTTCGTAGGGGTAAGGGTTGACCGGTAATGGTGGAGAAATCCCCTCTAATGAGCTCAGAGGAGCTGGTCGAGAAGTATAAGAGCTTCATCAGGTACTACAGGGACGAGAACAACGAGCCCATCTATCAGAAGGCACTAGCACAATTAATAGAGGAACAGAGGAGGTCCTTGAGCGTTAATTGGTACCATTTATATAATTTTAACCCTGATTTCAGGGAAATAGCTGAGGATATTGTGATGAATCCCTCCCTGCATATCTCAGCGGGCTCCTCAGCAATCAAGGAGCTTGTGATGGAGCTAATGCCGATGACTGAGGAGTTCAGGATATACAGCGAGGGCGACTTTCACTTAAGGTTCTACAACGTCCCAACTAAGGCCTCATTCAGGGATTTAACGAAGTTCTCGATAGGGAGATTGATAGAGATAGAGGGTATAATAACCAGGGTCTCAGATATCTACGATAAGCTCGTCAGGGCATCATTCATCTGTACTAACTGCGGGAGGATTGAGGAGATAGATATAATCGGGGAGAAGCTCAGGGTTCTGGAGAAATGCCCTGAGTGTGGCGCTCCAATGAAGCTGGATCATGAGATGAGCAAGTTCATAAGGTGGCGTAGCGTCAGGATTCAGGAGAGGCCCGAGGACTTGCCACCGGGTATGATGCCGGAGCACGTGGATGGAATACTCACCGATGATATAGTTGACGATGTGAAACCCGGGGACAGGGTCAGGGTGACTGGGATAATAAGGATAAAGCCGGCTAGGAGGGATGAGGGAAGGGAGGGGCTCATATATAAGAGGTACTTGGAGATAATACATGTAGAAGTCCCGAATAGAGTTTACGAGAAGCTAGAGATAACTCCAGAGGATGAGGAGGAGATACTGAAGCTCTCTGAGAGGGAGGATCTGGAGGAGCTCATAGTGAAGTCCATAGCCCCCTCCGTATTCGGTTGGGCCGATGTGAAGAGGGCAATAGCTTACGCTCTATTCGGGGGGAGCACGAAGATACTGGCTGACGGCTCTAAAGTGAGGGGGGAGATAAATGTACTTCTGGTGGGCGATCCAGGTGTCGCTAAGAGCCAGCTCCTCAAATACACAGCTCAGCTAGCCCCCAGAGGGCTCTATACGACTGGGAAAGGCTCCACTGCTGCTGGACTGACAGCAGCAGTCGTGAGGGATTCCGCGACCGGAGGATGGACTCTGGAGGCCGGGGCCTTAGTGCTAGCGGATATGGGAGTAGCGTGCATAGATGAGTTCGATAAGATGAGCGAGGACGATAGGAGATCAATACATGAGGCTATGGAGCAGCAGACTATTTCAATAGCGAAAGCTGGCATAGTAGCAACCCTAAATGCCAGGACAACGATAATAGCTGCTGCAAATCCTAAGAAGGGGAAATACGATGATTATGTGACGGTAGCCGAGAACATAAACCTACCACCGACCATACTATCGAGGTTCGATCTCGTCTTCATAATGAAGGACAGGCCTGGGGTGGAGTCTGATAGCATGGTGGCTGAGCACATACTCATAACTAGGATGGGGAGGAATCCTGAAGCGAAGCCCCCGATAGATCCTAATCTCCTCAAGAAGTACATAGCTTACGCTAAGCAGAACATAGACCCTATACTCACGGATGAAGCGGCTGAGAGGATAAAGAATTACTACGTAGATGTGAGGGGGAGGGGTATCAAGGAGAGTGAGGAAGGGATCGTTCAGGATCTGATTTCGATAACCCCGAGGCAATTGGAAGCCCTGATAAGGTTGAGCGAAGCTAGGGCCAGGATGCACTTGAGGAGGGAGGTGACAGCTGAGGATGCTGAGATGGCGATAAACCTGATGGAGATAACTCTCAAGGGGGCGGCCTACGATATAGTATCGGGACACTTCGATATAACCGGATGGATGACCGGCATCTCGTTCCCCGAGGTGAAGAGGAGGGAAGTGGTTTTCCAGATCATAAAACAGCTGGCCGAGGGGAGTGAGGATGGCCTAGTGGATAGGGACGTTGTAGTGAGGATGGCGGCGGAGAGGCTCAACCTGAAGGGGAAGGAGTACGTCATCGAAGATATACTCAGGAAGCTCAATGAGGACGGCCTGATAATATTCCCGCCGGGAGGGAAGATAAGGCTCATATAAGGGATCCGGATGGGCTTGAATGAGTTCTTGAGTAGAGTAGGAGTTAAGGAGCTCTACCCGACTCAGAGGGAGATCTTGGAAAGGGGGCTCGTTAGCGAGGGGAATTTCGTGCTGGCAGCCCCTACTGCCTCCGGCAAGACCCTGGCGGCTGAGATTGTGATGAATGAGGAGCTGGAGAAGGGGGGAAAGATAGTCTACCTAGTCCCTCTCAGGTCCCTAGCTTACGAGAAGTACGAGGAGTTCTCCAGGGTCTTCGATAAGTGGAGCGTTAGGGTATCTATAGGCGACTACGATTCCTCGGATGAGCCCCTGGGGAAGCATGACCTCATAGTGATGACCTATGAGAAATTCGACTCCCTCCAGAGGCACAGGAGCTCCTGGCTGAGTAGCGTGAGCTTACTGGTCCTGGATGAGGTTCACTACGTGGGCGATCCGAGCAGGGGGCCAACTCTCGAGATGGCCGTATCCAAGTTCATGCATGAGAATCAGTCGAGGAGGATAGCCTTAAGCGCCACTATAACTAACTTGGAGGAGATAGCCGATTGGTTGCAGGCCGTCCCGATAAGGGTCGATTGGAGGCCTGTCCCCCTGAGGGTGGGGATGTACGTTGAGGGGAAGCTGATATATCCGGATGGGGAGGAGAGGCTCGAGGGGGAGGGGATAATACCTCTGCTTAGGAAGTGCTTAGTTGAGGGGGGCCAGGCCATAGTTTTCTACAATAGGAGGAGTGATGCCGTATCCTGGGCCGAGAAATTAGCTTCTCACTTCAATATGAGTGGTGAGTTACTTGAGGAAGTGAACTTATCCTCCTACGGCTCCTCCAAGCTCCTTGAGAAGCTCTCCAATGTGATGAGGAGGGGGGTGGCTTTCCATCACGCTGGCCTGCCCTTCGAGCTGAGGAGAGCCGTGGAGAGGGCCTTCAAGAGGGGCTCAGTCAGGATATTGACGGCCACACCCACTCTCGCAGCCGGTGTGAACTTACCAGCTAGAACCGTGATAGTGAGCTCCTACATGAGGTACAACCCTAAGCTGGGCAGGATGACTCCCATCTCTATCATGGAGTTCTGGCAGATGGCCGGCAGGGCCGGAAGGCCTGGCTACGATCCCTACGGGGAAGCTTACATAATAGCTAAGCGGAGCGAGGCTAAGAGGGTATTCGAGTACATAAGCTCCGAGCCCGAGCCCATCTCATCCAACTTGCACGATACATCTCTACTGAAGAACCACTTGCTGGCCCTTATAGCGAGCATGGAGCCGATATCCTCGGGGGAGATACTCGATATATTCAAGAGGACTCTCCTTTACATTCAGGGAGGGGATAAGTTCCTGAGGAGGACCATACCTTTCCTCCTGGATTCTCTAAAGGAAGCTGGATTCCTCCAGGAGGTTAGGAATTCATATAGAGCGACATCCCTAGGGAGGAGGATCTCGGAGCTCTATATAGATACATCATCAGCCCAGATGATGATAGAGGCTTTAGATGAGTTAAATAAGAGGTATAAGGTTGAGGACGTCGAGCTTCCAGTTCTCCATCTCCTCTGCATGCTCCCTGACATGCCAAAAGTCTACGGTAGGGGTAGGGCTGAGTTGCTCAGGGAAGCTATTGAGGAGCTCGATCCCCTGATCCCAATGGAGGAGTCACCCATCTCATCCCCAAGCGAGCTCCTGCAGGTGATGAGGGGGGCTCTATCCCTCAAGATGTGGATATCGGGCCAGAGCGATGGGGAGATAGAGGAGAAGCTTGGGGTCGAGCCCGGTGACTTGAGGAACTTAGCTGAGAATGGAGAGTGGCTCTGTTACTCATTCTCAGAAATATCGAAGCTTTTTGGTGAGAAAGAATTATCGGAGTGGCTCAGAATACTATCGATGAGGATAAGATATGGGGTGCCCGAGGAACTACTGTCGCTTGTGATCCTGAAGGGTGTGGGTAGGGTGAGGGCTAAGCTCCTCTACGAAGCCGGATACAGGACCGTTAGGGATATAGCTGAAGCCGAGCCAGAGCAACTCGAGAGGATAGTTGGTATAGGTAAGCAGCTCTCCAGGGAGCTAGTGGATCAGGCGAGGTCGTTGGCCTATGTGGGTTCATCCGATAGATAGCAGGTATGGATCCGAGCTCATGAGGGCTATATTCAGGCAGGAGAATAGGATAAAGCTGATGGCGAGGGTCGAGGCCCTCTACGCTAGAGCTTTAGCTGAGAGGGGATTCATACCCAAAGAGGCCGCTGAGGCAATTGAGAGAGCGGCTGAGGAAGTCACACCCGAGGATGTGAGGGCTGAGGAAGCTTTGGTGAAGCACGAAACCATGGCACTAGTCAGGGCCATTTCTAAGAGGGCCGGGAGGTATGGGGAGTACTTGCATCTGGGCCTGACATCGAACGATGTGCTCGATACGGTGATGGGGGTCCAGATAAGGCAGGCCGGATCGATAATACTGAGGAGCTCCGCCTCCCTCCTGGAGAAGATAGTCAAGAGGGGGGAGGAATCCCTGGATATAGTTTGCCTGGGGAGGACCCATGGAGTGGTGGCTGATCCAATTCCCCTATCGATGAAGTTCGCCCTATGGTCCTACTATGTAAGGAGATCGATCGCCAGGTTCATGGACTCCCTCAATGAGGCATCTGTCGGCAAGCTCAGGGGGGCTGTAGGTACTGCAGCGGCCTCCATTGAATTGGGGATCAAGGATCCTCTGGAGGTTGAGAGCGAGGTACTCGCTGCTTTGGGATTGAGCCCCCCGGAGATAACTACGCAAGTGGTCCCGAGGGATAGGTTGGCCCATCTGATCCTCTCCATGTCCCTCTTCTCATCCGCGCTGGATACGATAGCTAATGAGATAAGGAACCTCCACAGGACTGAGATAAGCGAGGTCAAGGAGCACTTCGAGGAGAGGCAGGTGGGTTCGAGCACCATGCCCCACAAGATGAACCCCATTAACAGCGAGAAGGTATGCGGATTGGCTAGGTTGATGAGGTCATTGGCCATAGCTGCTCTAGAGAACGTGGTGCTTGAGCATGAGAGGGATCTCACCAATAGCTCTGTGGAGAGGGCAATTTTACCTGAGGCCTTCCTGATCCTTGAGGAGCAGATAAACACCCTCTCTGCAGTCATAGAGAACCTGGAAATAGATAGGGTGAGGATAGGGGAGAACTTGGAGAAATACGGTGATATCGCCCTGAGCGAGAGGTTAATGATATGGTTAGTTAAGAAGGGATTGGGGAGGCAGGAGGCTCACGAGATAGTGAGGAGCATATCCTTGAGATCCCACAGGAGCGGTAGGAGGTTCATCGATGAAGTACTGGCCGATGAGTCCCTATCCAAGATACTGAGGCCTGAGGAGATCGAGGCCATATTCAGCCCCCGGAGCTACTTGGGTCTGGGGAGGGAGCTATCTATCGAGGAGTTCAGAGCGGCGAGGGAGTTCCTGAAGGAGGTGCTTCTAAACGGGTGAAATAGGGCTTAGGTTCTTGGGAGGAGCCAGATCAATAGGTAGATCGAGCGTTGAGATAATCTGCAGGAATCCCATAATACTGGACTCCGGAGTGGATGTGGGGGCCAGTTCGAACCTCCTCCCATCCGAGCCCAGGTCGGATCCCGAGGCCCTGATCCTCACCCACGCTCACCTAGACCACTACGGGGCCAGCCCCCTTATACTGAGGAGGTGGGGCTGCGATACCTACGTAACTCCCCCAACGGTCGATGTGGGGGAGGTGCTCCTGAAGGACTTCGTCAGCCTCTCCTCGGAATATGCTGAGAGGCCCTACTCCATCCAGGACATCCAGCTCATTAGGAGGAGGGAGAAATCGGTCAGGCTCAACGACTACGTAGCTCTGGATGGATGGGAGCTCAGGACCTTCAACGCCGGTCACGTCCTGGGTTCCATAATGATACACCTTACTGCAGTGGACGGACCCAGCATCCTCTACACAGGAGATATAAACACAGCTGGGACCAGGACCCTTAGAGGGGCCGAGACTGAGCTCCCCAAGGTCGATTATTTGATAATAGAGGGTACCTATGGCGGGGATGATGATATACATCCCTCGAGGAAGAAGGTGGAGAGGCAGTTCATAGAGGATATAAGGAACGTTATAGCCAGTGGGGGGGTCACTATAATACCTACTTTCGCCCTGGGCAGGGCCCAGGAAGTCTTATTAACTTTGATAAGCCATATGGAATCCGGTGTCCTTCAGGAAGTCCCGATATTCGTTGATGGAATGATAAGGGAGATATCGAAATACTACAACGCTTACTGGTCCTGGTTGAGGCCCGAGCTCCAGAGGATGATAAGGGAGAGCAAGAGGGGGCTCTTCGATCACAGGGCCATAGAGGAAGTGAGGAATAGGGAGGAGCTTCTGGAGATAAGCGAGCCCTTCATAATCGTCACTACATCGGGAATGCTTCAGGGAGGTCCTGTGCTCACATATTTGAAGCACTTCGGGACGAAGAGGGGGAATCTCATATACCTCACTGGCTATCAAGTTAGGGGAACGAGGGGGAGGATGCTTTTAGATGGTATAAGGCAGATCCCGATGCCGGACGGTATTATAGAGGTGAAGAGCGATGTCAAATTCGCCGATTTCTCAGCTCACGCTGATCAGCCCAATCTGATAAACTTCATAACGAAGGTAGCGGGCAGGGGGCTCAAGGAAGTGATATTAGTTCACGGTGAGCCTGATAAGTTGATCCAGCTCAGGAGGAAGTTGGAGGCCAGGGGGATAAGGGCCTATATACCCTATGAGGGTGAGGTATTGAGGATAAAGTGATATTACTCGGATATTACATCCGCTTCAGCTCCTTTTTAACCCTTCCCCTCCGAGGGGACATGATAAGGGATGCAGACCGCGCAGGAGCTCCACCAAGATGGGTTCTTTTCCAAGCTGTTCTCAGCTATATATAAGAGGAAGAAGATCTCCCTCGGCATATACGGCCCGGTCAACTCCGGAAAGACCACATTAGCCAATAGGATATGCATGGACTTCGCCGGCAGGAAGATGGGCTCCGTGAGCAGAGTGCCCCATGAGACCAGATCAGTGAACGTGATGGAGAACGTCGTCTTGAAGCTGAAGAACGGGTCCTCGATAATCATGGATGTCATAGATACCCCGGGGATAGCGACCAGGATAACTTACAGGAGCTTCATGAGATACGGGTTCAAGAAGGATGAAGCGGTGGAGAGAGCTGCTGAAGCAGCTAGAGGGGTGGTTGAAGCTATAAGAAGTATGGAGAGGGTTAATTTAGCTTTGTTAGTCATAGATTCGAGTAAGGATGCTACCTCCCAGGTCAACTGGGTCATAGCCGGTAACCTGAAGGCCAGGCTCATCCCTTACATAGTGGTAGCTAATAAGATAGATCTGCCCTACGCCAGGCCTAAGAGCGTCAAGAGGGTATTTCCGGATGATATCGTCATCCCCATATCCGCTCTGAGGGGAGACAATATAAGCTCCCTTTACGAAGCAATAGTGAGTTTAGCCAGATAGCGTGGAAAGATGCCGGTCAGAATGATCCTTAAGTGCAGATCCTGTGGCTTCGAGATGGATGCGGAGAGGTCAGATTCCTCCATCCCCGAGGCCTGCCCATCCTGTGGAGCCAGGGAGCTGGAGTTCCAGGTGAGCCTCGAGATCGCCCGAGTTGAGGAGGAAGCTGGAGTTGAGCCCCTCCTCAGTGAGGCGTTCATAAAGCAGGTGTCTCGCGGTGAATACCTGATAGATATACCAGCTGATGATGTAGCCATAGCTGAGCTCGAGCCCGGGGTCTATGAGATCATAATCAGGACCTCGAGATCTTCCTCCCGATCACGATGAAGCCCGTGTGCCCTATCATCCATGGGGCCGGCCTTGTCCTCCTCTCATCGCTCTCATATTCTCTATCCAGGATCTCATGTATTTCAATGAGCCCGAATCCCACTTCTCTAGCTTTCAGGACGGTCTTATTGACCTGCTCGCATGAGGGGAGGAAGGCCAGGAAGGGGCCATTCGGCTTCAGCCTCTCATGAACTTGAGGCAAGATCTCCCATGGATCGGGAATATCTAAGAATATTGCATCAACATTTGACTCATCTATACCCTCTTTCGCATCCTTATGCTTTAATACCACATTATCGATCCCTAAAAGCCTCAAGTTCCTCTCAGCCGTCTCCAGTGATTCCCTCCTGATATCGTAGCTGTAAAGCCTCCCGCTCCGGCCCAGGAAATTGGCGAGCACCATCGTCAGGGCCCCGGATCCCGTCCCTATCTCAACTACAGTATCCCCTGGCCTTATGCCAGATTTTAGTATCATGAAACCCGCATCCTTAGGATAAATTATTTGTGTAGCTCTCCCTATCTTTTCAATATAATCCGTCAATATGGGCTTATGTACCTCGACCCTCTCCCCCTTGCTAGTCTCGATTACGCAACCCCACTCCTTCCCTATGATCTCAGAGAGATCTATTGAACCCTTATGCGTATGTAAGACTTTACCCCTCTTCACCTTGACCAAGAACTTCTTAGGTTTCCCCTTCTTCCCATAGACGACTAGTAGCGCCGCATCATCCTCAGATATCAGGTCCAAGCACCCCCTATAGGAGGGCCCTGGCCACCTTAGTGGCCAGTATTGGGTGCTTCATCAACTTCATCGCGACCTTGCCTATCTCTATACCATTCGCGAGGTTTATCACATCCTCATAATCTAGTACATTCGCTAGCTCATTGAGATCATTATCGCTCAACCTTTCGAAGACCCTCATCGCCCTCAAGCTGTCCCTTATCCTCTTGATCCATCCCTCATACTCCCTCTCGAAGGAGCTCAAAGCTCCCTTAGAGGTATCCCCCTTCTCCAGGGCCTCAGCTATAGTCCTGCTCACCGCCTTACCTGCGGCTATTGAGGAATGTATCCCTGCCCCCGTGAAGGGGATGACCATGCCGGCGGCATCGCCTATCAGGATGACCCCATCCCCTATGTACTCCCTGGCCAATCCCCCTATGGGAACGACGTAGCCCCCTACTCCAATTATCTTAGCCTTCCTGAATATCTCGGGCCTCTCCTTTATGAATTTATCCAAGTAGAGCTTGGGGGAGCCTGGCCTGACCCCTATACCGACATTAGCTACCTGATCATCCTTTGGGAAGATCCATGCATAACCACCGGGTGCCATGGAGCCAACGTATATCCTCCCCGAGTTATAGGAATCTAGTTCCACTCCCACCATCTTGTATTGATAGGTGGGGATCAGCTCAGTTCTGTTATCGAGGCCCGAGGACTTAGCGACGGTAGAGTTATACCCATCGGCCCCGACGACGACCTTCCCCCTTAAAGTCTCCCCCTTAGCTGTCTTAACACCACAAACCCTACCATTTTCCTTTAAGACGCTCTCAACCCTCTCCCCCACCCTTATCTCAGCACCAGCTAGGTAAGCTTTCTTCGCGAGCTCCAATAGGAATAGATCCTTGTTTATAGCGTAACCGTGGAGGGGTATCTCCACGTACTTCCCAGATGGGGCGTAGACCTTCATGCTGAGCTCATTCGATACAACGCCTGGCTTCGGCTCTATGCCCGCTGTCTCGAATGTCGTCTTGCTGGTCCCCTCACCGCAAGGTTTCCAAGCCCTTATATCAGAATAAGCCTCAAGTAAGATCACTTTAAGCCCTAACTCAGCTGAAAACTTCGCAGCCGAGAGTCCAGCGGGTCCTCCTCCCACCACTATGACGTCCCATTCCTCCATGATGACACCGAATGATGTCGCAGTTACTATATTTCAGCATTTTCGCTCCGCCACTGAGTTCGTTAATTGACGAAAAAAATGCGGAGAGGCACGACAGATGATAAAAGTTTTATAGAGATGAACGTTAATAATAGTTAGGATGGGGCTCACCCTCCGCCCTGAGCCGATGAATGTGAAAGGTGAAGATAATTGAGCGTCCTAATGGATGCGCACCTGAGGATCCTTAGGAGGCTTGAAAGGGCTGGTCCCGAGGGAGTTGTTGCCTCAGAACTCATTCCGGATAGAGTAGCGAGGGAGTTCGTCCTGAAGTATCTTGCGAGCAAGGGTCTGATTGTCAGGAGGAGGAAGTTCAGGGGAGAGAGGGTTTTCATAACGACCAAGGGCTTGGTGCTCCTCCGTGACTACGGCGATGGAGTGACTTAAAAAATCAAAATTTTTTATTGAGGAGTTCAGATGGGCCTCTACTTCAGGGTCAGGAAGAGCGATGCCTCGGCAAGGCTCTCCGAGCTCAAGACTAAATCGGGGACTCTGATACTTCCAGAGTTCTTCCCGGTCTATAATCCGAACAAACCCGTCATCACTCCGAGGGAAATGAGTGAGATGGGAATAAAAGCGATCATAACTAACTCATATTTGATATACAGGTCTCCTGAGCTGAGGGAAGCGGCTATAGAGAGGGGGATTCACTCCCTCCTGGGCTTCGATGGCGTAGTGATGACCGATTCCGGGGCCTACCAGATATACAGGTACGGGAGGGTCGATGTCACCAATAGCGAGATACTGCGTTTCCAACACTCCATAGGCTCCGACATAGGGAGCATCCTCGATGTCCCAATGTCATCGGAGATAGGAAGGGAGGAAGCTGAATCCGGCGTCGAGAGGACTATAAGGAACGCTGAGGAGTGGGCCTCAATGAGGGAAGAGCTCTCAAATACGCTC
The sequence above is drawn from the Candidatus Korarchaeum cryptofilum OPF8 genome and encodes:
- a CDS encoding Mut7-C RNAse domain-containing protein; protein product: MEFIVDSMSGKIAKWLRILGHSVKYVSPKEDDSSVLKLAGGAVLITRDHELLERARKMNLEAHEVPQDLMAAMVSISNLGIRLRIDPRGTRCPFCDEPLSIVRNREIGIELPREVIRGHRRFLLCRKCGKVFWFGSHYWKMLGTLARVKEKREEMRIGGGL
- a CDS encoding NAD(+)/NADH kinase, whose protein sequence is MHEKGFRVSKVVLLYNRDRERSYRIFERLRSSLLSNEIEVVEDHREAEVAVVIGGDGTVLRAFHQVGSLPILGVKDGTFGTLLEFDSTQLDIIPEILREGEFWLEHALTLEIIDSKLSLIALNEFLVRSGKLGKSSRLGLAIDDAPLGECICDGIIVATPTGSYAYSLAAGGPVLDPRCDNIAISYVAPWPPSLVPAVRSIVVPSSSVVEVWSTSPFLYVVADGLSPVRLRPPLRISRSRREAVFIRKSPDPTEFYKRMVKRMIPKTLTGILHYEKLRPAPAKSLNLDGADQ
- a CDS encoding minichromosome maintenance protein MCM, producing the protein MSSEELVEKYKSFIRYYRDENNEPIYQKALAQLIEEQRRSLSVNWYHLYNFNPDFREIAEDIVMNPSLHISAGSSAIKELVMELMPMTEEFRIYSEGDFHLRFYNVPTKASFRDLTKFSIGRLIEIEGIITRVSDIYDKLVRASFICTNCGRIEEIDIIGEKLRVLEKCPECGAPMKLDHEMSKFIRWRSVRIQERPEDLPPGMMPEHVDGILTDDIVDDVKPGDRVRVTGIIRIKPARRDEGREGLIYKRYLEIIHVEVPNRVYEKLEITPEDEEEILKLSEREDLEELIVKSIAPSVFGWADVKRAIAYALFGGSTKILADGSKVRGEINVLLVGDPGVAKSQLLKYTAQLAPRGLYTTGKGSTAAGLTAAVVRDSATGGWTLEAGALVLADMGVACIDEFDKMSEDDRRSIHEAMEQQTISIAKAGIVATLNARTTIIAAANPKKGKYDDYVTVAENINLPPTILSRFDLVFIMKDRPGVESDSMVAEHILITRMGRNPEAKPPIDPNLLKKYIAYAKQNIDPILTDEAAERIKNYYVDVRGRGIKESEEGIVQDLISITPRQLEALIRLSEARARMHLRREVTAEDAEMAINLMEITLKGAAYDIVSGHFDITGWMTGISFPEVKRREVVFQIIKQLAEGSEDGLVDRDVVVRMAAERLNLKGKEYVIEDILRKLNEDGLIIFPPGGKIRLI
- a CDS encoding tyrosine--tRNA ligase → MGGNTGSLELVLRNLAEPLDEFVMTLDEVKELLGKGGNVYVGYEPSGPIHVGTLITVRKLRDMIEAGFHSIALMADIHAILNLKGPQDLIKEVSMTYWKTVFHELGSKQIEIRLGTDFELSEDYVMDLLTLSQRVTARRAWRAMTMVARGKDPLVSHMVYPLMQALDILYLRVKIAIGGTDQRKIHALTREVFSSDIPLRVERYVPTAIHTPLLPGLTGGKMSSSIPRSHIAVHDPPELIREKIMNAFCPPGGDQYEDGKLKNPILAIAKYFILPEVGEIVVKRSRAAGGGEVEVNSYEQLERMYIAGEVHPMDLKELVANYLIEEFSRVREIFESEKELIEPLYRLQKWQRERGLFGDVEWEDVLRSYKPYLGEMRG